A window of the Branchiostoma floridae strain S238N-H82 chromosome 12, Bfl_VNyyK, whole genome shotgun sequence genome harbors these coding sequences:
- the LOC118428128 gene encoding F-box/SPRY domain-containing protein 1-like, translating to MAAAKLPCRVLDVIFGYLDLPDLANCALVCQHWCQYLSDENSDVWRLQCVQKVADEALKSDILCNVTSYKAKAMAFCHAWNPQDCSRNIYIKPNGFTLHRNPVAQSTDGVRGKIGFNSGRHAWEVWWDGPLGTVAVVGIATKHAPMQCHGYVALLGSDDQSWGWNLVDNHLLHNGDSQGNFPQCNNAPKYQVGERIRVILDMDDNTLSFERGYEFLGVAFRGLPSVKLFPAVSAVYGNTEVCMVYLGPPLDG from the exons ATGGCTGCCGCAAAGCTACCATGCCGGGTCTTGGACGTGATTTTCGGTTATTTAGACCTGCCAGACCTTGCAAACTGCGCTCTGGTCTGCCAGCACTGGTGTCAATACCTCAGTGATGAAAACAGCGACGTTTGGAGGCTCCAGTGCGTGCAGAAAGTGGCAGACGAGGCGTTGAAATCCGATATTTTGTGCAATGTTACCTCATACAAAGCCAAGGCAATGGCGTTCTGTCATGCTTGGAACCCTCAGGATTGTTCCCGGAACATTTACATTAAACCGAACGGTTTTACGTTACATCGGAACCCCGTGGCGCAGTCTACGGACGGGGTCCGCGGCAAGATCGGCTTCAACAGCGGACGGCATGCCTGGGAAGTGTGGTGGGATGGGCCTCTCGGGACGGTAGCAGTGGTGGGGATAGCCACGAAACATGCACCTATGCAG tgTCATGGCTACGTGGCTCTCCTGGGGAGTGATGACCAGTCCTGGGGGTGGAACCTTGTGGACAACCACCTGCTGCACAACGGGGACAGCCAGGGCAATTTCCCACAGTGCAATAATGCACCAAAGTATCAG GTAGGAGAAAGGATCCGGGTAATTCTGGACATGGATGACAACACGTTGTCCTTTGAGCGGGGGTATGAGTTCCTGGGTGTGGCGTTCCGAGGACTGCCGTCAGTAAAACTGTTCCCTGCTGTGTCTGCTGTGTACGGTAACACTGAGGTGTGTATGGTGTATCTGGGTCCACCCCTGGATGGCTAG
- the LOC118427407 gene encoding serine/threonine-protein phosphatase 2A regulatory subunit B'' subunit delta-like isoform X2 has translation MTTLCAVPCQFLGLKIPIYHSVLVDQRCSRAIHHCDVCNVVQRLESGAAIVCKSIHYGVCQPVAIPPTKARIIKKREEKATAKVSPHSPPAKPQLSPQPKVADQLQHSPQPKEVTEVKPTTSATPSPKSDPPNPAPSGSAIPRFYFPLGQPVSEDGKELKKVSEVFGTLKEGKAFKSDFGEIAKVCNCPLYWKGPLFLAAGGDKLGCVTSASFQPLWKRIIQKYHDDYSRFMAIMTRMKGSYLTADDFVPLIQDVIDTHPGLTFLQEAQEFHSRYLHTVIARIFYTVNRSWSGQISIPELRRSNLLQVISSLEEEDDINQITDFFSYEHFYVIYCKFWELDTDHDLFISQQDLARHNDGAISSRMAERIFSGAVTRGSTVSREGKMSYTEFVWFLLAEEDKKHPTAIEYWFRCMDLDGDGLLSMYELEYFYEEQYNKMVSLGIEPMPFEDCLCQMLDMINPAIPGKISLRDLKQSRMTPLFFDTFFNLEKYLDHEQRDPFAAAKEAEDMEGMSDWERYAAEEYEMLVADETMPGQDDVFDDDALESAEVRRVTRADMEEADYDYTGIGDVSTITAQSVTSSLAATNQQEGVK, from the exons ATGACGACGCTGTGTGCGGTGCCTTGCCAGTTTCTCGGATTGAAGATTCCGATATACCACAGTGTTCTTGTGGACCAGCGCTGTAGCCGTGCTATACACCACTGCGACGTCTGTAACGTCGTACAGCGCTTGGAGTCGGGGGCTGCGATTGTGTGTAAATCTATCCACTATGGCGTGTGTCAACCCGTGGCCATTCCCCCAACCAAGGCCAGGATTATCAAGAAAAGAGAGGAGAAAGCGACGGCCAAGGTTTCTCCACATTCGCCGCCTGCTAAG CCTCAGCTTTCACCCCAACCCAAGGTAGCCGACCAACTCCAACACTCACCCCAACCTAAAGAGGTGACCGAGGTCAAACCAACCACCTCTGCCACACCGTCCCCGAAGTCGGACCCGCCCAACCCTGCGCCCTCGGGCTCAGCCATCCCGAGGTTCTACTTCCCCCTCGGTCAGCCAGTGTCCGAGGACGGCAAAGAGCTGAAGAAAGTGTCCGAGGTCTTCGGGACGTTGAAGGAGGGGAAAGCGTTCAAGAGTGATTTTGGAGAAATAGCAAAG GTGTGTAACTGTCCCCTGTACTGGAAAGGACCGTTATTTCTGGCAGCAGGAGGAGACAAGCTGGGCTGCGTCACTTCCGCTTCCTTCCAACCCTTGTGGAAAAG AATAATCCAGAAGTACCATGACGACTACTCACGCTTCATGGCTATCATGACCCGGATGAAGGGAAGCTACCTTACAGCAGACGACTTCGTGCCACTTATACAG GATGTTATAGACACCCACCCGGGACTGACATTCTTACAGGAAGCTCAGGAATTCCACTCCAGGTACCTTCACACA GTCATCGCCCGGATATTCTACACTGTCAACAGGTCCTGGTCTGGACAAATTAGCATCCCGGAACTCCGCAGGTCCAACCTATTACAG GTAATTTCGTCTTTAGAAGAGGAAGACGACATCAACCAGATCACAGACTTCTTCTCGTACGAGCATTTCTACGTCATCTACTGCAAATTCTGGGAGCTGGACACGGACCACGACTTGTTTATCAGCCAGCAGGACCTGGCTAGACATAACGATGGTg CAATATCGTCTCGGATGGCGGAAAGAATATTCTCTGGAGCGGTGACAAG AGGAAGCACTGTTTCTCGCGAAGGCAAGATGAGCTACACGGAGTTTGTCTGGTTTCTGCTGGCGGAAGAAGACAAGAAACACCCAACAGC GATAGAGTATTGGTTCCGGTGTATGGACCTGGACGGAGACGGCCTACTGTCCATGTACGAACTGGAGTACTTCTATGAAGAACAGTACAATAAGATGGTGTCCCTGGGGATCGAACCCATGCCGTTCGAAGACTGTCTGTGTCAGATGTTGGACATGATCAATCCAGCAATACCAG GCAAAATATCTCTTCGTGACCTAAAACAGAGCAGAATGACGCCGTTGTTCTTCGACACTTTCTTCAACCTGGAAAAATACCTGGACCACGAGCAGAGAGATCCATTCGCTGCGGCAAAG GAGGCTGAGGATATGGAGGGGATGTCTGACTGGGAGCGGTACGCCGCTGAGGAGTACGAGATGCTGGTGGCAGACGAGACCATGCCGGGACAGGACGATGT GTTTGATGATGACGCGTTAGAAAGTGCGGAGGTAAGACGAGTGACCAGAGCAGACATGGAAGAGGCTGATTACGATTACACAGGTATAGGTGACGTCAGCACAATAACTGCGCA GAGCGTGACGTCATCACTAGCAGCTACCAATCAACAGGAAGGAGTAAAGTGA
- the LOC118427407 gene encoding serine/threonine-protein phosphatase 2A regulatory subunit B'' subunit delta-like isoform X4, which translates to MTTLCAVPCQFLGLKIPIYHSVLVDQRCSRAIHHCDVCNVVQRLESGAAIVCKSIHYGVCQPVAIPPTKARIIKKREEKATAKVSPHSPPAKPQLSPQPKVADQLQHSPQPKEVTEVKPTTSATPSPKSDPPNPAPSGSAIPRFYFPLGQPVSEDGKELKKVSEVFGTLKEGKAFKSDFGEIAKVCNCPLYWKGPLFLAAGGDKLGCVTSASFQPLWKRIIQKYHDDYSRFMAIMTRMKGSYLTADDFVPLIQDVIDTHPGLTFLQEAQEFHSRYLHTVIARIFYTVNRSWSGQISIPELRRSNLLQVISSLEEEDDINQITDFFSYEHFYVIYCKFWELDTDHDLFISQQDLARHNDGAISSRMAERIFSGAVTRGSTVSREGKMSYTEFVWFLLAEEDKKHPTAIEYWFRCMDLDGDGLLSMYELEYFYEEQYNKMVSLGIEPMPFEDCLCQMLDMINPAIPGKISLRDLKQSRMTPLFFDTFFNLEKYLDHEQRDPFAAAKEAEDMEGMSDWERYAAEEYEMLVADETMPGQDDVFDDDALESAEVRRVTRADMEEADYDYTGA; encoded by the exons ATGACGACGCTGTGTGCGGTGCCTTGCCAGTTTCTCGGATTGAAGATTCCGATATACCACAGTGTTCTTGTGGACCAGCGCTGTAGCCGTGCTATACACCACTGCGACGTCTGTAACGTCGTACAGCGCTTGGAGTCGGGGGCTGCGATTGTGTGTAAATCTATCCACTATGGCGTGTGTCAACCCGTGGCCATTCCCCCAACCAAGGCCAGGATTATCAAGAAAAGAGAGGAGAAAGCGACGGCCAAGGTTTCTCCACATTCGCCGCCTGCTAAG CCTCAGCTTTCACCCCAACCCAAGGTAGCCGACCAACTCCAACACTCACCCCAACCTAAAGAGGTGACCGAGGTCAAACCAACCACCTCTGCCACACCGTCCCCGAAGTCGGACCCGCCCAACCCTGCGCCCTCGGGCTCAGCCATCCCGAGGTTCTACTTCCCCCTCGGTCAGCCAGTGTCCGAGGACGGCAAAGAGCTGAAGAAAGTGTCCGAGGTCTTCGGGACGTTGAAGGAGGGGAAAGCGTTCAAGAGTGATTTTGGAGAAATAGCAAAG GTGTGTAACTGTCCCCTGTACTGGAAAGGACCGTTATTTCTGGCAGCAGGAGGAGACAAGCTGGGCTGCGTCACTTCCGCTTCCTTCCAACCCTTGTGGAAAAG AATAATCCAGAAGTACCATGACGACTACTCACGCTTCATGGCTATCATGACCCGGATGAAGGGAAGCTACCTTACAGCAGACGACTTCGTGCCACTTATACAG GATGTTATAGACACCCACCCGGGACTGACATTCTTACAGGAAGCTCAGGAATTCCACTCCAGGTACCTTCACACA GTCATCGCCCGGATATTCTACACTGTCAACAGGTCCTGGTCTGGACAAATTAGCATCCCGGAACTCCGCAGGTCCAACCTATTACAG GTAATTTCGTCTTTAGAAGAGGAAGACGACATCAACCAGATCACAGACTTCTTCTCGTACGAGCATTTCTACGTCATCTACTGCAAATTCTGGGAGCTGGACACGGACCACGACTTGTTTATCAGCCAGCAGGACCTGGCTAGACATAACGATGGTg CAATATCGTCTCGGATGGCGGAAAGAATATTCTCTGGAGCGGTGACAAG AGGAAGCACTGTTTCTCGCGAAGGCAAGATGAGCTACACGGAGTTTGTCTGGTTTCTGCTGGCGGAAGAAGACAAGAAACACCCAACAGC GATAGAGTATTGGTTCCGGTGTATGGACCTGGACGGAGACGGCCTACTGTCCATGTACGAACTGGAGTACTTCTATGAAGAACAGTACAATAAGATGGTGTCCCTGGGGATCGAACCCATGCCGTTCGAAGACTGTCTGTGTCAGATGTTGGACATGATCAATCCAGCAATACCAG GCAAAATATCTCTTCGTGACCTAAAACAGAGCAGAATGACGCCGTTGTTCTTCGACACTTTCTTCAACCTGGAAAAATACCTGGACCACGAGCAGAGAGATCCATTCGCTGCGGCAAAG GAGGCTGAGGATATGGAGGGGATGTCTGACTGGGAGCGGTACGCCGCTGAGGAGTACGAGATGCTGGTGGCAGACGAGACCATGCCGGGACAGGACGATGT GTTTGATGATGACGCGTTAGAAAGTGCGGAGGTAAGACGAGTGACCAGAGCAGACATGGAAGAGGCTGATTACGATTACACAG GAGCGTGA
- the LOC118427407 gene encoding serine/threonine-protein phosphatase 2A regulatory subunit B'' subunit delta-like isoform X3, whose product MTTLCAVPCQFLGLKIPIYHSVLVDQRCSRAIHHCDVCNVVQRLESGAAIVCKSIHYGVCQPVAIPPTKARIIKKREEKATAKVSPHSPPAKPQLSPQPKVADQLQHSPQPKEVTEVKPTTSATPSPKSDPPNPAPSGSAIPRFYFPLGQPVSEDGKELKKVSEVFGTLKEGKAFKSDFGEIAKVCNCPLYWKGPLFLAAGGDKLGCVTSASFQPLWKRIIQKYHDDYSRFMAIMTRMKGSYLTADDFVPLIQDVIDTHPGLTFLQEAQEFHSRYLHTVIARIFYTVNRSWSGQISIPELRRSNLLQVISSLEEEDDINQITDFFSYEHFYVIYCKFWELDTDHDLFISQQDLARHNDGAISSRMAERIFSGAVTRGSTVSREGKMSYTEFVWFLLAEEDKKHPTAIEYWFRCMDLDGDGLLSMYELEYFYEEQYNKMVSLGIEPMPFEDCLCQMLDMINPAIPGKISLRDLKQSRMTPLFFDTFFNLEKYLDHEQRDPFAAAKEAEDMEGMSDWERYAAEEYEMLVADETMPGQDDVFDDDALESAEVRRVTRADMEEADYDYTGGA is encoded by the exons ATGACGACGCTGTGTGCGGTGCCTTGCCAGTTTCTCGGATTGAAGATTCCGATATACCACAGTGTTCTTGTGGACCAGCGCTGTAGCCGTGCTATACACCACTGCGACGTCTGTAACGTCGTACAGCGCTTGGAGTCGGGGGCTGCGATTGTGTGTAAATCTATCCACTATGGCGTGTGTCAACCCGTGGCCATTCCCCCAACCAAGGCCAGGATTATCAAGAAAAGAGAGGAGAAAGCGACGGCCAAGGTTTCTCCACATTCGCCGCCTGCTAAG CCTCAGCTTTCACCCCAACCCAAGGTAGCCGACCAACTCCAACACTCACCCCAACCTAAAGAGGTGACCGAGGTCAAACCAACCACCTCTGCCACACCGTCCCCGAAGTCGGACCCGCCCAACCCTGCGCCCTCGGGCTCAGCCATCCCGAGGTTCTACTTCCCCCTCGGTCAGCCAGTGTCCGAGGACGGCAAAGAGCTGAAGAAAGTGTCCGAGGTCTTCGGGACGTTGAAGGAGGGGAAAGCGTTCAAGAGTGATTTTGGAGAAATAGCAAAG GTGTGTAACTGTCCCCTGTACTGGAAAGGACCGTTATTTCTGGCAGCAGGAGGAGACAAGCTGGGCTGCGTCACTTCCGCTTCCTTCCAACCCTTGTGGAAAAG AATAATCCAGAAGTACCATGACGACTACTCACGCTTCATGGCTATCATGACCCGGATGAAGGGAAGCTACCTTACAGCAGACGACTTCGTGCCACTTATACAG GATGTTATAGACACCCACCCGGGACTGACATTCTTACAGGAAGCTCAGGAATTCCACTCCAGGTACCTTCACACA GTCATCGCCCGGATATTCTACACTGTCAACAGGTCCTGGTCTGGACAAATTAGCATCCCGGAACTCCGCAGGTCCAACCTATTACAG GTAATTTCGTCTTTAGAAGAGGAAGACGACATCAACCAGATCACAGACTTCTTCTCGTACGAGCATTTCTACGTCATCTACTGCAAATTCTGGGAGCTGGACACGGACCACGACTTGTTTATCAGCCAGCAGGACCTGGCTAGACATAACGATGGTg CAATATCGTCTCGGATGGCGGAAAGAATATTCTCTGGAGCGGTGACAAG AGGAAGCACTGTTTCTCGCGAAGGCAAGATGAGCTACACGGAGTTTGTCTGGTTTCTGCTGGCGGAAGAAGACAAGAAACACCCAACAGC GATAGAGTATTGGTTCCGGTGTATGGACCTGGACGGAGACGGCCTACTGTCCATGTACGAACTGGAGTACTTCTATGAAGAACAGTACAATAAGATGGTGTCCCTGGGGATCGAACCCATGCCGTTCGAAGACTGTCTGTGTCAGATGTTGGACATGATCAATCCAGCAATACCAG GCAAAATATCTCTTCGTGACCTAAAACAGAGCAGAATGACGCCGTTGTTCTTCGACACTTTCTTCAACCTGGAAAAATACCTGGACCACGAGCAGAGAGATCCATTCGCTGCGGCAAAG GAGGCTGAGGATATGGAGGGGATGTCTGACTGGGAGCGGTACGCCGCTGAGGAGTACGAGATGCTGGTGGCAGACGAGACCATGCCGGGACAGGACGATGT GTTTGATGATGACGCGTTAGAAAGTGCGGAGGTAAGACGAGTGACCAGAGCAGACATGGAAGAGGCTGATTACGATTACACAG GAGGAGCGTGA
- the LOC118427407 gene encoding serine/threonine-protein phosphatase 2A regulatory subunit B'' subunit delta-like isoform X1, producing MTTLCAVPCQFLGLKIPIYHSVLVDQRCSRAIHHCDVCNVVQRLESGAAIVCKSIHYGVCQPVAIPPTKARIIKKREEKATAKVSPHSPPAKPQLSPQPKVADQLQHSPQPKEVTEVKPTTSATPSPKSDPPNPAPSGSAIPRFYFPLGQPVSEDGKELKKVSEVFGTLKEGKAFKSDFGEIAKVCNCPLYWKGPLFLAAGGDKLGCVTSASFQPLWKRIIQKYHDDYSRFMAIMTRMKGSYLTADDFVPLIQDVIDTHPGLTFLQEAQEFHSRYLHTVIARIFYTVNRSWSGQISIPELRRSNLLQVISSLEEEDDINQITDFFSYEHFYVIYCKFWELDTDHDLFISQQDLARHNDGAISSRMAERIFSGAVTRGSTVSREGKMSYTEFVWFLLAEEDKKHPTAIEYWFRCMDLDGDGLLSMYELEYFYEEQYNKMVSLGIEPMPFEDCLCQMLDMINPAIPGKISLRDLKQSRMTPLFFDTFFNLEKYLDHEQRDPFAAAKEAEDMEGMSDWERYAAEEYEMLVADETMPGQDDVFDDDALESAEVRRVTRADMEEADYDYTGIGDVSTITAQRSVTSSLAATNQQEGVK from the exons ATGACGACGCTGTGTGCGGTGCCTTGCCAGTTTCTCGGATTGAAGATTCCGATATACCACAGTGTTCTTGTGGACCAGCGCTGTAGCCGTGCTATACACCACTGCGACGTCTGTAACGTCGTACAGCGCTTGGAGTCGGGGGCTGCGATTGTGTGTAAATCTATCCACTATGGCGTGTGTCAACCCGTGGCCATTCCCCCAACCAAGGCCAGGATTATCAAGAAAAGAGAGGAGAAAGCGACGGCCAAGGTTTCTCCACATTCGCCGCCTGCTAAG CCTCAGCTTTCACCCCAACCCAAGGTAGCCGACCAACTCCAACACTCACCCCAACCTAAAGAGGTGACCGAGGTCAAACCAACCACCTCTGCCACACCGTCCCCGAAGTCGGACCCGCCCAACCCTGCGCCCTCGGGCTCAGCCATCCCGAGGTTCTACTTCCCCCTCGGTCAGCCAGTGTCCGAGGACGGCAAAGAGCTGAAGAAAGTGTCCGAGGTCTTCGGGACGTTGAAGGAGGGGAAAGCGTTCAAGAGTGATTTTGGAGAAATAGCAAAG GTGTGTAACTGTCCCCTGTACTGGAAAGGACCGTTATTTCTGGCAGCAGGAGGAGACAAGCTGGGCTGCGTCACTTCCGCTTCCTTCCAACCCTTGTGGAAAAG AATAATCCAGAAGTACCATGACGACTACTCACGCTTCATGGCTATCATGACCCGGATGAAGGGAAGCTACCTTACAGCAGACGACTTCGTGCCACTTATACAG GATGTTATAGACACCCACCCGGGACTGACATTCTTACAGGAAGCTCAGGAATTCCACTCCAGGTACCTTCACACA GTCATCGCCCGGATATTCTACACTGTCAACAGGTCCTGGTCTGGACAAATTAGCATCCCGGAACTCCGCAGGTCCAACCTATTACAG GTAATTTCGTCTTTAGAAGAGGAAGACGACATCAACCAGATCACAGACTTCTTCTCGTACGAGCATTTCTACGTCATCTACTGCAAATTCTGGGAGCTGGACACGGACCACGACTTGTTTATCAGCCAGCAGGACCTGGCTAGACATAACGATGGTg CAATATCGTCTCGGATGGCGGAAAGAATATTCTCTGGAGCGGTGACAAG AGGAAGCACTGTTTCTCGCGAAGGCAAGATGAGCTACACGGAGTTTGTCTGGTTTCTGCTGGCGGAAGAAGACAAGAAACACCCAACAGC GATAGAGTATTGGTTCCGGTGTATGGACCTGGACGGAGACGGCCTACTGTCCATGTACGAACTGGAGTACTTCTATGAAGAACAGTACAATAAGATGGTGTCCCTGGGGATCGAACCCATGCCGTTCGAAGACTGTCTGTGTCAGATGTTGGACATGATCAATCCAGCAATACCAG GCAAAATATCTCTTCGTGACCTAAAACAGAGCAGAATGACGCCGTTGTTCTTCGACACTTTCTTCAACCTGGAAAAATACCTGGACCACGAGCAGAGAGATCCATTCGCTGCGGCAAAG GAGGCTGAGGATATGGAGGGGATGTCTGACTGGGAGCGGTACGCCGCTGAGGAGTACGAGATGCTGGTGGCAGACGAGACCATGCCGGGACAGGACGATGT GTTTGATGATGACGCGTTAGAAAGTGCGGAGGTAAGACGAGTGACCAGAGCAGACATGGAAGAGGCTGATTACGATTACACAGGTATAGGTGACGTCAGCACAATAACTGCGCA GAGGAGCGTGACGTCATCACTAGCAGCTACCAATCAACAGGAAGGAGTAAAGTGA
- the LOC118427046 gene encoding E3 ubiquitin-protein ligase MSL2-like, whose amino-acid sequence TDPTSLYVSVCRYVLSDNGLEDLYRMLPYLKQALSCCVCENLLQDPYGPHGSPCHHYVCRNCLGGRKVLRPPCGWCAEYRDFVPCRQQHILLNCYKKLCEYVACTNSGRSLLSANGASSSVLTSLQEGLMLPCDSPLPDREVTLLTGRGPTSAPPVHTTQRSVRGRGSHRVHRRWRRGGRGRGSRGGLGRGGFHHQRRSIISIKPHGNRWRQRGVASRGTRHQVISREIRNLAGWGSFHQLELDDKQEETEVEDNVSVASNPPPEKRSCRCGTFCEPSELTCHRQRCPCYSNQLSCAGCRCRGCKNPYKDDSVRKEEKGAE is encoded by the exons ACAGACCCCACGTCTCTGTACGTGTCCGTGTGCCGGTATGTACTGTCGGACAACGGGCTGGAAGACCTGTACCGCATGCTGCCGTACCTcaaacag GCTCTGTCCTGCTGTGTATGTGAGAATCTCCTGCAGGACCCCTATGGACCCCACGGCTCCCCCTGTCATCACTATGTCTGCAG GAACTGCCTGGGAGGGAGGAAGGTGTTGCGGCCCCCCTGTGGTTGGTGTGCCGAGTACCGTGACTTCGTGCCCTGCAGACAACAGCACATCCTCCTCAACTGTTACAAGAAGCTGTGCGAATACGTGGCCTGCACTAACAGTGGGCGGTCTCTCCTCAG TGCTAACGGAGCATCAAGCAGCGTCCTGACGTCCCTCCAGGAAGGTCTGATGTTACCGTGTGACTCCCCTCTCCCTGACAGGGAGGTGACTCTACTGACAGGCAGAGGGCCCACTTCAGCTCCTCCTGTACACACTACACAAAGATCAGTCAGAG GGCGCGGTTCCCATCGCGTACACAGGCGCTGGAGAAGAGGCGGGCGGGGACGGGGCAGTCGCGGCGGGCTCGGGCGCGGCGGCTTTCACCATCAGCGCCGGTCAATCATCTCCATCAAGCCCCACGGGAACCGTTGGCGACAACGCGGGGTCGCAAGCCGCGGTACCCGCCACCAGGTCATCAGTCGCGAGATCCGTAACCTAGCGGGGTGGGGCAGCTTCCACCAATTAGAACTCGACGACAAACAAGAAGAGACTGAGGTTGAAGACAACGTATCTGTCGCATCGAACCCTCCACCCGAGAAACGCTCGTGCAGATGTGGCACGTTCTGCGAACCGAGCGAGTTAACGTGCCACAGACAGCGCTGTCCGTGCTACTCGAACCAGCTGTCATGCGCCGGCTGTCGTTGTCGTGGCTGTAAAAATCCATACAAGGATGACAGCGTGAGGAAAGAGGAAAAAGGGGCAGAGTAG